A genomic window from Sanguibacter antarcticus includes:
- a CDS encoding MarR family winged helix-turn-helix transcriptional regulator yields MTDDPTRTPGRWDALFAHLTEMNSQIEALYARHGADGIRPRFVRPLVRLAHDGPMTISDLARSLAATHSATSQTVTAMKKADLVAAEPGPDARTQVVALTERATALVPLLEAEWRATDAVVARLDDELDGAVTHLTEGLTRRFDHRTMAERLDDAIRRQP; encoded by the coding sequence GTGACAGACGACCCGACACGCACCCCAGGACGGTGGGACGCTCTCTTCGCCCACCTCACCGAGATGAACTCCCAGATCGAGGCGCTCTACGCACGCCACGGAGCCGACGGCATCCGGCCCCGCTTCGTGCGCCCCCTCGTCCGGCTGGCGCACGACGGGCCGATGACGATCTCCGACCTCGCTCGCTCGCTCGCAGCGACGCACTCCGCAACGAGCCAGACTGTGACCGCCATGAAGAAGGCCGACCTCGTCGCAGCGGAGCCCGGGCCTGACGCACGGACCCAGGTGGTGGCGCTCACGGAACGCGCCACGGCCCTCGTCCCGCTCCTCGAGGCCGAGTGGCGAGCGACCGACGCCGTCGTGGCGCGTCTCGACGACGAGCTCGACGGCGCCGTGACACATCTGACCGAGGGCCTGACCCGCAGGTTCGATCACCGCACCATGGCCGAGAGGCTCGACGACGCGATACGACGCCAGCCGTGA
- a CDS encoding LacI family DNA-binding transcriptional regulator: MPAAQSTRRATLSDVARAAGVSVPTVSKVVKGRTDVAPKTRARILALLDEHGYSPRGTAPRDLPRVIELCFDSMESTNNLATMRGVLKAAEPLDVDVIVKITPREIDGATWVARVTDTQHSGIILVTSQLPEDQREQFSRAGVPIVVIDPINSPADALPSVGVNNFTGGYLATKHLIDLGHTRIAIIQGTASECSHARLAGYHAAIREADITPVDEYEEHGAFRFQDGERAAERLFDLPQPPTAIFAANDLEALGVFEAARKRGIPIPHELSVVGFDDSLQAASASPRLTTVRQPFAEIGSTALQVLLQLAEGTPLATQRLELTTHLIVRESTTTPPAP, encoded by the coding sequence ATGCCAGCAGCACAGAGCACGAGACGAGCGACGCTCAGCGACGTCGCACGCGCAGCGGGAGTGTCCGTGCCGACCGTCTCCAAGGTGGTCAAAGGTCGCACCGACGTCGCCCCCAAGACTCGCGCCCGGATCCTCGCCCTGCTCGACGAGCACGGCTACTCGCCTCGCGGAACGGCTCCCCGCGACCTCCCGCGCGTCATCGAGCTGTGCTTCGACTCCATGGAGTCGACCAACAACCTCGCGACGATGCGCGGGGTGCTCAAGGCGGCCGAGCCGTTGGACGTCGATGTCATCGTGAAGATCACCCCACGGGAGATCGACGGAGCCACGTGGGTGGCCCGCGTCACCGACACCCAGCACTCAGGCATCATCCTGGTCACCTCACAGCTCCCCGAGGACCAGCGCGAGCAGTTCTCCCGAGCAGGAGTGCCGATCGTCGTCATCGACCCGATCAACTCCCCAGCGGACGCGCTGCCGTCCGTCGGTGTCAACAACTTCACGGGCGGGTACCTCGCCACCAAGCACCTGATCGACCTCGGGCACACCCGGATCGCGATCATCCAGGGCACGGCGAGCGAGTGCTCGCACGCCCGGCTGGCCGGCTACCACGCCGCCATCCGCGAGGCCGACATCACGCCCGTCGACGAGTACGAAGAGCACGGAGCCTTCCGGTTCCAGGACGGCGAGCGGGCGGCAGAACGACTCTTCGACCTGCCCCAGCCGCCCACCGCGATCTTCGCGGCGAACGACCTCGAAGCGCTCGGCGTGTTCGAGGCAGCCCGAAAGCGGGGCATCCCCATCCCCCACGAGCTGTCGGTCGTCGGATTCGACGACTCGCTCCAGGCCGCCTCCGCATCGCCGAGACTGACCACCGTGAGGCAACCGTTCGCCGAGATCGGCTCGACCGCGCTCCAGGTCCTCCTGCAGCTCGCCGAAGGCACCCCGCTCGCCACACAGCGGCTCGAGCTCACGACCCACCTCATCGTGCGCGAGTCGACGACCACGCCGCCCGCCCCGTAG
- a CDS encoding ABC transporter substrate-binding protein translates to MDKNVIRTMSAGVAVGAMLLVAGCSSSDSSDEAATSPDTTTVWTTAGTDDVLEASATRWNADHPDGQIDVQIFENDPYKTKLRTAISAGQGPTVFSGWGGGGLKTYVDAGEVTSLQSAFDAAPDLLDRIFPSVLAGGTVDGEIYGTPYNGVQPVVIYYNKDVFEQAGVEVPATWDDLLTAVGELNDAGVAPFSVGGASKWPYLMWIAYLTDRIGGPEVFQSIVDGEEDAWLDPAVIEANTMIQELVTAGGFVDGFSSVDANQGAAEALVYTGKAAMQLQGAWAYSGTYLTAAPDFVESGSLGWTTFPTVEGGAGDPANVTGNLSSYFSISEGASEAGTANATDWLLNGVFDDTYVDELMATGAVPPISGFDDKIAASSAPEWNAFVYTTAQAAGSFQLSWDQALDANQAEALLTNLEKVFLFQSTPQEFSDAMNTVAQEG, encoded by the coding sequence ATGGACAAGAACGTGATCCGGACGATGAGCGCCGGTGTGGCCGTCGGAGCGATGCTGCTGGTGGCGGGGTGCAGCTCGTCTGACAGCTCGGACGAGGCTGCCACGAGCCCCGACACGACGACCGTGTGGACGACAGCCGGGACGGACGACGTGCTCGAGGCGTCCGCGACACGGTGGAACGCCGACCACCCTGACGGTCAGATCGACGTCCAGATCTTCGAGAACGACCCGTACAAGACGAAGCTGCGCACCGCCATCAGTGCAGGCCAGGGCCCGACAGTCTTCTCCGGCTGGGGCGGTGGCGGTCTGAAGACCTACGTAGACGCCGGCGAGGTCACCTCGCTGCAGAGCGCGTTCGACGCCGCGCCCGACCTGCTGGACCGGATCTTCCCGTCGGTCCTCGCTGGCGGCACCGTCGACGGCGAGATCTACGGCACGCCCTACAACGGTGTGCAGCCTGTCGTCATCTACTACAACAAGGACGTGTTCGAGCAGGCAGGCGTGGAGGTCCCCGCCACGTGGGACGACCTGCTCACCGCGGTCGGCGAGCTCAACGACGCCGGTGTCGCCCCCTTCTCCGTCGGTGGCGCGAGCAAGTGGCCCTACCTGATGTGGATCGCCTACCTGACCGACCGGATCGGCGGACCAGAGGTCTTCCAGAGCATCGTCGACGGTGAGGAAGACGCCTGGCTCGACCCCGCCGTCATCGAGGCGAACACCATGATCCAAGAGCTCGTGACAGCGGGCGGCTTCGTCGACGGGTTCTCCTCCGTCGACGCCAACCAGGGCGCCGCCGAGGCGCTCGTCTACACCGGCAAGGCCGCGATGCAGCTGCAGGGCGCGTGGGCCTACTCCGGGACCTACCTCACCGCGGCACCAGACTTCGTGGAGAGCGGCAGCCTCGGCTGGACGACGTTCCCCACCGTCGAGGGCGGCGCCGGCGACCCGGCCAACGTGACCGGCAACCTGTCGAGCTACTTCTCGATCTCCGAAGGAGCCTCGGAGGCGGGCACGGCGAACGCCACGGACTGGCTGCTCAACGGAGTGTTCGACGACACGTACGTCGACGAGCTCATGGCGACAGGCGCAGTTCCCCCGATCTCCGGCTTCGACGACAAGATCGCCGCGTCGTCGGCTCCCGAGTGGAACGCGTTCGTCTACACGACAGCCCAGGCCGCCGGCAGCTTCCAGCTGTCGTGGGACCAGGCGCTCGACGCGAACCAGGCAGAAGCGCTCCTGACCAACCTGGAGAAGGTCTTCCTCTTCCAGAGCACCCCCCAGGAGTTCTCTGACGCCATGAACACGGTGGCGCAGGAGGGATGA
- a CDS encoding carbohydrate ABC transporter permease, with protein MTTTRTRGAGATSFGPSALLGIPAMAFFAVFAILPLGVALYLSFTQWSGLGSPEWVGLENWRTLLTDSSTAHSLMLTIQLMVLTWLVQTPISLLLGVFLAGRQRYREILAVVYFVPLLLSSASIAIAYRNLLDPNFGVFSGGGLGWLNQNWLGDPSLTFYVVAFIIAWQFVPFHTLLYQGGARQIPQTLYEAAAIDGAGRARQFRSITLPQLRYTIVTSSTLILVGALTYFDVIFILTQGGPGDATRILPLDMYLTGFVANKMGLASAIAVVLVVLGMVLSLTISKASGFSKMESQLDGEA; from the coding sequence ATGACCACGACCCGCACCCGAGGGGCCGGAGCGACCAGCTTCGGCCCCTCGGCCCTCCTGGGAATTCCCGCGATGGCGTTCTTCGCGGTCTTCGCGATCCTGCCGCTCGGCGTAGCCCTCTACCTGAGCTTCACGCAGTGGAGCGGGCTCGGCTCTCCTGAGTGGGTAGGCCTGGAGAACTGGCGCACCCTGCTCACCGACAGCTCCACGGCGCACTCGCTCATGCTCACGATCCAGCTCATGGTCCTGACGTGGCTCGTCCAGACACCGATCTCGCTCCTGCTCGGCGTCTTCCTGGCCGGACGCCAGCGGTACCGCGAGATCCTCGCAGTCGTCTACTTCGTGCCGCTGCTCTTGTCCTCAGCGTCCATCGCGATCGCCTACCGGAACCTGCTCGACCCGAACTTCGGCGTCTTCTCCGGCGGCGGCCTCGGGTGGCTGAACCAGAACTGGCTCGGCGACCCCTCCCTGACCTTCTACGTCGTCGCGTTCATCATCGCGTGGCAGTTCGTTCCCTTCCACACGCTGCTCTACCAGGGCGGCGCACGACAGATCCCGCAGACCCTGTACGAGGCCGCGGCGATCGACGGAGCAGGCCGTGCACGTCAGTTCCGCAGCATCACGCTGCCGCAGCTGCGCTACACGATCGTGACGTCCTCGACGCTCATCCTCGTCGGAGCGCTCACCTACTTCGACGTCATCTTCATCCTCACCCAAGGCGGACCCGGCGATGCCACACGAATACTGCCGCTCGACATGTACCTGACCGGATTCGTCGCCAACAAGATGGGTCTCGCCAGCGCCATCGCGGTCGTCCTCGTCGTCCTCGGCATGGTGCTCTCGCTCACCATCTCCAAGGCCTCGGGATTCTCCAAGATGGAAAGCCAGCTGGACGGGGAGGCGTGA